From the genome of Bacteroides sp. MSB163, one region includes:
- a CDS encoding SusC/RagA family TonB-linked outer membrane protein: MKNKLWLFIFAFLAVCPGRSFGNSNRSEAVSVTQQDKERVVTGEVIDDQGPIIGATVRVKGTQNGKITDVDGKFTLSVPIGATIVVSYVGYNDKEIVYKGESKLKITMSESSTLLQEVQVVAYGTTKKVTVTGALSSVKSDEIMKSPVGSIANALSGKVPGLSSVQSSGQPGADDATLYVRGVGSLSTGLSTPLCLVDGVERSFTQLDPNEVEDITVLKDASATAVFGVRGANGVILVTTKRGQAGKAKISFSTSAGLQMPTNIPDFANSYDYATTYNAAQRRDGVAEDKLMFTEEMLEGFRTYSNPILYSDTDWTDLLIKDLAWQSQHNLSISGGSDRVRYFASLGVFTQKGQFETYHENDRGFSYNRYNYRINMDIDVTKTTSMKINLGGRLTDKTEPNYNNGTYTDLSYLYDNIYSAVPFSGAGIVDGRWIGVNQRVFGSFGVMNDGLGTYYGKGYSTTGGNVINFDFSLEQKLDIVTKGLKAHVKGAYNSGVTDKRRREGRADRYEAFVSESGETLVRKTQEAQTLGWTQTTGQSRDWYLEAALNYQRNLGLHHVSALAMYNQNMKYYYSSSGVYAGIPRSYVGFVGRVTYDYNTRYLIDLSIGYNGSENFAEGKRFGMFPAGSVGWIISEEKFMQPLKPYVSYLKLRASYGIVGNDKVSDGSRFLYLPDSYTISTGNYGFGATSNNTLVGSKESKVGNPDVTWETAAKQNYGVDLHFFDSRLKTSFDYFIEHRKDILISRQINPGYLAISLPIVNLGKVDNKGFEVTARWEDKIEEFGYYIGTSWSYAKNKIIYKDEIPQPYEWMRETGRPVGQQFGYVYDGFFSEEEAANYESLKGKENGIPDHGTGFSPIAGDVKYKDLNGDGKIDANDISAIGYPTYPLLNGNVQLGFSWKGFDVSMTWAGAFKTSRLVSRIYRTPFGETGTNSLLQYMIDDAWTPEKGNSAKAPAISLSGSKTNNYKDSDLWLRDASYVRLKNIEVGYSFPKALLQKMRISSLRLSVTGYNLLTFSGLDFCDPESNPDGRAYPLIKIVNFGLRVGF; this comes from the coding sequence ACAGCAAGATAAGGAAAGAGTCGTGACGGGAGAGGTTATTGATGACCAGGGCCCGATTATTGGTGCTACTGTCAGGGTAAAGGGGACCCAAAACGGTAAAATTACGGATGTGGACGGAAAGTTCACATTAAGTGTCCCGATTGGCGCTACAATCGTGGTGTCCTATGTCGGTTACAATGATAAAGAAATCGTCTATAAAGGCGAAAGTAAGCTGAAGATCACCATGTCTGAAAGTTCTACACTGTTACAGGAGGTGCAGGTCGTTGCTTATGGTACTACTAAGAAAGTAACCGTTACTGGTGCTTTATCCTCAGTGAAATCTGATGAAATTATGAAATCTCCGGTGGGAAGTATTGCCAATGCGTTGAGCGGCAAAGTTCCCGGATTATCCAGCGTACAGAGTAGCGGTCAGCCGGGTGCCGATGATGCCACCTTATATGTACGCGGTGTAGGTTCTTTATCTACAGGGTTGTCTACTCCGTTGTGTCTGGTTGATGGAGTGGAACGTTCGTTCACCCAATTAGACCCGAATGAAGTTGAAGATATCACTGTACTGAAAGATGCGTCTGCTACGGCAGTGTTCGGTGTGCGTGGTGCTAATGGTGTAATCTTGGTGACTACTAAACGTGGACAAGCCGGTAAGGCTAAGATTTCTTTTTCTACCAGTGCAGGCCTTCAGATGCCTACTAATATTCCGGATTTTGCCAACAGTTACGATTATGCGACGACTTACAATGCAGCTCAAAGGCGTGATGGTGTAGCGGAAGATAAGCTGATGTTTACGGAGGAAATGTTGGAAGGATTTCGTACGTATAGTAATCCGATTCTTTATTCGGATACAGACTGGACGGATTTATTAATTAAAGATCTGGCATGGCAGTCACAACACAACTTGTCTATTTCGGGCGGTTCCGATCGGGTACGTTATTTTGCTTCATTAGGTGTGTTTACTCAGAAAGGGCAATTCGAAACATATCATGAAAACGACCGTGGTTTTAGTTACAATCGTTACAACTACCGTATTAATATGGATATTGATGTGACGAAGACTACCTCTATGAAGATCAATCTGGGGGGACGTCTGACTGACAAAACAGAACCCAATTATAATAACGGTACTTATACAGATCTTTCTTATTTATATGATAATATTTATAGTGCTGTACCTTTTTCTGGTGCTGGTATTGTAGATGGCAGATGGATAGGTGTAAACCAGCGGGTTTTTGGTTCTTTCGGTGTTATGAATGATGGTTTGGGCACCTATTATGGAAAAGGTTACTCTACCACGGGAGGGAATGTGATTAACTTCGACTTTTCTCTGGAACAGAAACTTGATATTGTAACAAAAGGGTTGAAAGCTCATGTAAAAGGAGCTTATAATAGTGGCGTGACCGACAAACGTCGCCGTGAAGGAAGAGCTGACAGATATGAAGCTTTTGTTTCGGAAAGCGGTGAGACCTTGGTGCGGAAAACACAAGAAGCGCAGACTTTAGGTTGGACACAAACTACCGGACAAAGTCGTGACTGGTACCTGGAAGCTGCATTGAATTATCAAAGAAATTTGGGGTTGCATCATGTATCCGCATTAGCTATGTACAATCAGAATATGAAATATTACTATTCAAGTTCTGGTGTTTATGCAGGTATACCACGTAGTTATGTGGGGTTTGTAGGACGTGTTACTTATGACTACAATACACGTTATCTGATAGATTTGAGTATTGGCTATAACGGATCGGAAAATTTTGCGGAAGGAAAACGTTTTGGTATGTTCCCGGCAGGTTCGGTAGGTTGGATTATTTCGGAAGAGAAATTCATGCAGCCGTTGAAACCCTATGTTAGTTATCTGAAATTGCGTGCATCTTATGGTATTGTGGGTAATGATAAAGTTTCTGACGGCTCCCGTTTTCTGTATCTTCCGGACTCTTATACGATATCTACCGGTAACTACGGTTTCGGCGCAACCTCCAATAATACTCTTGTAGGTTCTAAGGAATCCAAAGTAGGTAATCCGGATGTGACTTGGGAAACTGCCGCAAAACAGAACTATGGTGTCGACCTCCATTTCTTCGATAGCCGCTTGAAAACTTCATTTGATTACTTTATTGAACATCGTAAGGACATTCTGATTTCCCGTCAAATCAATCCCGGATATCTGGCTATCTCTCTGCCTATTGTGAATTTGGGTAAGGTGGATAATAAAGGTTTTGAAGTGACAGCACGCTGGGAGGATAAGATAGAGGAATTTGGCTATTATATCGGAACCAGCTGGTCTTATGCCAAAAATAAGATAATCTATAAGGATGAAATTCCTCAACCGTATGAGTGGATGCGCGAAACCGGACGTCCGGTAGGACAGCAATTTGGGTATGTATATGATGGTTTCTTTTCAGAGGAAGAGGCTGCAAATTATGAATCACTGAAAGGGAAAGAAAATGGTATACCCGATCATGGTACAGGTTTTTCTCCCATAGCCGGAGATGTGAAATATAAAGATTTGAACGGTGATGGTAAGATTGATGCGAACGATATTTCGGCCATTGGTTATCCCACATATCCGCTTCTGAACGGCAATGTACAATTAGGATTTTCTTGGAAAGGCTTTGATGTTAGTATGACCTGGGCAGGGGCATTCAAGACTTCAAGACTTGTGAGTCGTATTTATCGTACTCCGTTTGGTGAGACTGGTACGAACTCTCTTTTACAATATATGATTGATGATGCCTGGACACCAGAAAAGGGTAATAGTGCGAAAGCACCTGCCATTTCATTGAGTGGTAGTAAAACTAATAATTATAAGGATTCGGATTTATGGTTGCGTGATGCTTCTTATGTCCGCCTGAAAAATATAGAAGTTGGTTATTCCTTCCCGAAGGCTTTGTTGCAGAAAATGCGAATCAGTTCGTTACGTCTTTCTGTTACCGGGTATAACCTATTGACATTTAGTGGACTGGATTTCTGTGATCCGGAATCTAATCCGGATGGACGTGCCTATCCGTTGATTAAAATCGTGAATTTCGGTTTAAGAGTAGGATTTTAA
- a CDS encoding RagB/SusD family nutrient uptake outer membrane protein, whose product MKNIRNHFHIILLALGLLMTVACEDLAFGDKFLQKPPSTDVTIDTVFSTAEYAKRVLWYSYQYLPYGLETSGYWTTMWLGTLEGLTDLNNDNVGYSGVQRVYYNGNYNSSTENAPRATYMATKIRFNESETHMWSAIRNAWLLVANIDKVPDMDQDEKERLKAEAKMIVAVYYAHMLRHYGGLPIVNKVIAADDEMPARATLEETVNYIVGLLDEAIACPQFPWRVTDGDIAQWDGRMTKAGAYGLKARVLLFVASPLFNSDQPYAAGVASEQHMTWYGNYSRDRWKKAVDACEAFFAALSQNGYYRLVQKGDVSPNEYRYAFRKAYFDRGTTETLISVHRNIYSASLSAGTLVLWNAIRWGGYCPTKEYFDMFPMADGSDFDWNNPEHAANPFINRDPRLSETFILDGDIYQGRTAELTQEKTDDKTNYPAGKDWGQGAMNALSLKNGLACRKWGLDRGTELSGHVIQWPHLRIAELYLSYAEALNEYNGGPNSLAYQYVNDVRARVGLDGLKTGMTQEQFREAILRERACEFGYEEVRFFDLIRWKMENKFTAPLHGLRVYKNKNDGSYICEPYSLADTDRNRAWWNSGGFSPIWYLSAFPQDEVNKGYGLIQNPGWE is encoded by the coding sequence ATGAAAAATATAAGAAATCATTTTCACATTATATTATTGGCTTTGGGCTTGTTGATGACAGTGGCGTGCGAGGATTTGGCTTTCGGGGATAAGTTCCTGCAGAAACCACCCAGTACGGATGTCACGATTGATACCGTATTTTCTACTGCGGAATATGCTAAGCGTGTACTATGGTACAGCTATCAGTATTTACCTTATGGACTGGAAACCAGTGGTTATTGGACTACCATGTGGTTGGGCACTCTTGAAGGATTGACTGATTTGAATAATGATAATGTAGGATACTCGGGTGTTCAGCGGGTTTATTACAATGGTAATTATAACTCCAGTACAGAGAATGCCCCGCGTGCGACCTATATGGCTACAAAAATTCGTTTTAATGAGAGTGAAACTCACATGTGGTCAGCTATTCGTAACGCTTGGTTACTTGTTGCGAATATAGATAAGGTGCCTGACATGGATCAGGACGAGAAAGAACGTCTGAAGGCAGAAGCTAAAATGATTGTTGCGGTTTACTATGCGCATATGCTACGTCATTATGGTGGTCTTCCTATTGTAAATAAAGTGATTGCGGCAGATGATGAGATGCCGGCACGCGCTACTTTGGAGGAAACTGTGAATTATATTGTGGGACTTTTGGATGAGGCTATTGCCTGCCCCCAATTCCCTTGGAGGGTGACAGACGGAGATATTGCACAATGGGATGGTCGTATGACTAAAGCCGGTGCCTATGGATTGAAGGCAAGAGTCTTGTTGTTTGTTGCGAGTCCTTTGTTTAATAGTGATCAGCCTTATGCTGCCGGAGTGGCATCTGAGCAACATATGACCTGGTATGGTAATTACAGTCGCGATCGTTGGAAAAAAGCTGTAGATGCTTGTGAAGCCTTTTTTGCGGCATTGTCTCAGAATGGATATTATCGTTTGGTGCAGAAAGGAGATGTTTCTCCCAATGAATATCGTTATGCTTTCAGGAAAGCATATTTTGATCGTGGAACGACGGAAACATTGATTTCAGTACATCGGAATATATATAGTGCCAGTCTTAGTGCAGGAACATTAGTGTTATGGAATGCTATCAGATGGGGAGGTTATTGCCCTACTAAAGAATATTTCGATATGTTTCCGATGGCTGATGGTTCAGACTTTGATTGGAATAATCCTGAACATGCGGCAAACCCATTTATTAATCGTGATCCCCGTCTGAGCGAAACATTTATTTTGGATGGAGATATTTATCAGGGAAGAACGGCGGAACTTACTCAAGAAAAAACTGATGATAAAACGAATTATCCGGCAGGAAAAGATTGGGGACAGGGAGCAATGAATGCTTTAAGTCTGAAAAATGGATTGGCTTGCCGGAAATGGGGATTGGACCGTGGTACAGAACTCAGCGGACATGTCATTCAATGGCCTCATCTTCGTATTGCTGAACTTTATTTGAGCTATGCAGAAGCTTTGAATGAATATAATGGAGGTCCCAACAGTCTGGCATATCAATATGTGAATGATGTGCGGGCGCGTGTGGGGTTGGATGGGCTGAAAACCGGTATGACACAAGAACAATTTCGTGAAGCTATTCTTCGTGAGCGTGCTTGCGAATTTGGATACGAAGAAGTACGTTTCTTTGACCTGATCCGCTGGAAAATGGAAAATAAGTTTACTGCACCTTTACATGGATTGAGGGTATATAAAAATAAGAATGATGGATCTTACATTTGCGAACCTTATTCTTTGGCAGATACAGATAGAAATCGGGCTTGGTGGAATTCCGGTGGATTTTCTCCGATTTGGTACTTGAGTGCCTTCCCGCAGGATGAGGTAAATAAAGGATACGGATTGATACAGAATCCGGGTTGGGAGTAA